Proteins encoded in a region of the Sugiyamaella lignohabitans strain CBS 10342 chromosome B, complete sequence genome:
- the adn3 gene encoding transcription factor (predicted), with the protein MKRGPSKRPRSDSLDSEYMRRNSLPSIAPVSPHHRASFGAVGSTGPLQPLNNGQHQQQQQQQVQQQVQQQVQQQVQQQVQSHVTQNETQNQTQAQSQSIPQHQQPPRLAAISSPGSRYERLPSIDTLTYGGSAGVSDSLSPKASGSNSNGSGGLVPGPSSAGPGGPSSPSWPPVHGLPTPPPPPQNHSPLLSATSPLPAFPSVMSSRPSGGSPAGSANNRPVQTKPRASSFNLPVPTTATTTTNSIINHPNSNGNNYFSKASTNSSAPAYRRSTRHSSISSIDSFDSDASSGGLSPANYQSSRSNSNTSAMSMPDISNLNTNFPGWNDRFIDSYYQLIHPTLPVLPPSKVQLRARLEKCSNPDIRFALLSTISGLIYSSENGRNSSELAHYRGQALQALANSTVSPSDNKQTEIIRLMTLILFYLQTRQSSWLGAAISQAYSMSLHITSPRHGIYARQGSAGSIGSVSPGRYDSATDSEDDAKVCRRLFLVLVILDRMNSAVHSHIPLQIPDHYVTSEQDDLDSFAGNRSNVEMVRLCMNLGRVSKLLEESRPLGTLPESRSVLRLCGDLDSIGRSLEGLWDTVPILKAVYYFARLILDRVAPTANIINDATTLSFLMDSPLVTVSPLLAFFIPVLIETLRNRSHEQTKSSSSMANETNRLYEFLERTVERKFPEYEAMIRNLHSQITPPPPPSQVPQVPHSPQQPQQLSPAAHPTSTTMTPPIILLSNHQRLEGLAHVAHLAER; encoded by the coding sequence ATGAAACGGGGCCCGTCGAAGAGGCCGAGGAGCGACTCGCTGGACAGTGAGTACATGCGGAGAAACTCGCTGCCATCGATCGCGCCGGTGTCGCCCCACCATCGGGCCTCGTTCGGCGCCGTGGGCTCGACTGGTCCTCTCCAGCCGCTGAATAATGgtcagcatcagcaacaacagcaacagcaggtgCAACAGCAAGTTCAACAGCAAGTTCAACAGCAGgttcagcagcaggttcAGTCGCATGTGACTCAGAATGAGACCCAGAATCAGACCCAGGCTCAGTCTCAGTCCATTcctcaacatcaacaaccaccaAGATTGGCTGCAATTTCGTCGCCAGGTTCGAGATATGAACGTCTGCCGTCCATTGATACTCTGACGTATGGCGGTTCAGCAGGTGTTTCTGATAGCTTGTCTCCTAAAGCTAGTGGAAGTAATAGCAATGGCAGCGGTGGCCTGGTTCCGGGTCCATCAAGTGCCGGTCCAGGTGGCCCGTCTTCTCCGTCATGGCCTCCAGTCCATGGATTACCgacacctccaccaccacctcaaAATCATTCTCCTTTACTCTCAGCAACTTCTCCGTTGCCAGCTTTCCCATCTGTAATGTCCAGTCGCCCTTCAGGAGGAAGTCCAGCTGGGTCGGCCAACAATCGACCTGTTCAGACAAAACCTCGTGCTAGTTCTTTTAATCTGCCAGTTCCGACTACTGCAACGACAACGACTAACAGTATTATTAACCATCCCAATTCGAATGGAAATAACTacttttcaaaagcttCGACCAACTCGTCTGCTCCCGCTTATAGAAGATCGACTCGTCACAGTTCTATCAGCTCTATTGACTCGTTCGACTCGGATGCCAGTTCTGGAGGACTCAGTCCTGCTAATTATCAGTCGTCTCGATCGAATAGTAATACTTCTGCAATGAGTATGCCAGATATTTCCAATCTGAATACCAACTTCCCAGGCTGGAACGACCGATTCATTGACAGTTATTATCAGCTTATTCATCCGACTCTGCCAGTTTTACCTCCTAGTAAAGTACAACTACGAGCCAGATTAGAGAAATGTTCGAACCCAGATATCCGATTTGCTCTTTTAAGCACCATTTCTGGATTAATCTACTCTTCGGAGAACGGTCGAAACAGTTCGGAGCTCGCTCATTATCGTGGTCAAGCTTTACAAGCACTTGCTAATTCAACTGTATCGCCATCTGATAACAAACAAACGGAAATTATCAGGTTGATGACGCTGATTCTGTTTTACCTTCAAACACGACAATCGTCTTGGTTGGGTGCTGCTATCAGCCAAGCATATTCCATGTCTCTTCATATCACCAGTCCACGACACGGGATTTACGCCAGACAGGGCAGTGCCGGTAGTATTGGAAGTGTTTCTCCTGGAAGATACGATTCGGCTACTGAcagtgaagatgatgccAAAGTGTGTCGACGACTGTTTCTTGTGTTGGTGATTTTGGATCGAATGAACTCTGCTGTACATTCACACATTCCACTTCAGATTCCTGACCACTATGTTACTTCAGAACAAGATGACCTCGACTCGTTTGCTGGTAACCGGTCGAATGTGGAGATGGTTCGTCTTTGTATGAATCTTGGACGAGTGTCAAAACTCCTGGAAGAATCACGACCTCTGGGTACCCTTCCCGAGAGCAGGTCGGTGCTTCGACTGTGTGGAGACCTCGACTCGATTGGTCGGTCGCTGGAAGGACTATGGGATACTGTTCCCATTCTAAAAGCTGTATACTACTTTGCACGACTGATTCTCGACCGAGTGGCTCCTACTGCCAACATCATCAACGACGCCACCACATTAAGCTTTCTAATGGACTCGCCACTGGTGACGGTGTCACCTCTACTGGCATTCTTTATTCCTGTTCTCATTGAAACACTTCGAAACCGATCTCACGAACAAACCaagtcgtcgtcgtcaatGGCAAACGAAACTAACCGACTGTACGAGTTCCTGGAACGTACCGTAGAACGGAAATTCCCGGAATACGAAGCCATGATCCGCAATCTTCACAGTCAAATCacacctcctccaccaccatcacaaGTACCACAAGTACCACATTcaccacaacaaccacaacaactgtcaccagcagctcatCCCACCAGCACGACCATGACACCCCCAATCATCCTCCTGTCGAACCACCAGCGACTGGAAGGACTGGCCCACGTGGCCCACCTCGCGGAGCGCTGA
- a CDS encoding catabolite repression protein creC encodes MFILPPPPKYYGTGAFPHNLPALEATNSRTVLDQTQNFSAPEGVYEAQDCLFLAMPLPHPSDPPPVVINPLAPTINQPSSHSSGVRVSTLVVRQTTDKSVGGAAGHAVSQMPGMKKRPSVASSNRPSFGGWTSSLLKKSSVGSETSGAAAGGGVITASSRAGASSQVTLDSTSSNDSPEFSSSTSLPLSVVLNSATGTVSSGGSGAGAGAGSAANGGLRRKPKNSLTKNNSSFISRTIVHENLSKRLQEHSLDDVFIWANVGRSLSWISTANPSIKHEALTKILFTKAHPLCHDMNITTASMQNVDVVIGTSAGDAIWIDAITNKYNRINKNGDVTRSPITSIKWIPGSENFFITGHADGSLAIFDKDRDNSGFSLSDSAGSQDPRSTDTFRIIKSFTTALNNSSNNKSGELLNPIAVYKVSNSPVTALEFSPTGDILSISSNDGYLRLLDLANEQMYDIFPSYYGGFICTAFSSDGEYFATGGQDDMVCVYSVRNKSLVARLQGHRSWVRQVRFDPWTSDSSNYRLGSIGEDGTLLLWDFSPKTLTRPKAMMTQHSRKKSIQFSENCDPNGSTSGLSIGDTSSTSKTFTSKRSSATTLHSFISQNDTPILPPVVKKSVHVAEAEPEPLSDLVFLPKAIMVVGKDGRIWTWGRPKTV; translated from the coding sequence ATGTTTATTTTACCTCCACCCCCGAAATACTATGGAACGGGCGCATTTCCTCACAATCTGCCTGCTTTAGAGGCGACCAATTCACGGACGGTTCTCGATCAGACTCAGAACTTCTCGGCGCCGGAAGGTGTTTACGAGGCACAGGACTGTTTGTTTCTGGCGATGCCACTTCCTCATCCCAGCGACCCACCTCCCGTGGTCATTAATCCGCTGGCTCCCACTATAAATCAACCGTCAAGCCATTCCAGTGGTGTCAGAGTATCCACTTTGGTTGTACGACAAACCACTGATAAGTCTGTTGGTGGTGCGGCAGGCCATGCCGTGTCTCAAATGCCAGGCATGAAGAAAAGACCATCGGTAGCATCTTCCAACCGTCCGTCATTCGGTGGTTGGACGTCTTCTCTGTTGAAAAAGTCGTCAGTTGGTTCTGAGAcgtctggtgctgctgctggcggtgGTGTAATTACTGCTTCGTCAAGAGCAGGAGCTAGTTCTCAAGTGACTCTTGACTCGACTTCATCCAATGATTCCCCCGAATTCTCATCTTCGACGTCTTTACCATTATCAGTGGTATTGAATTCCGCAACCGGTACAGTTTCCAGCGGAGGCTCGGgcgctggtgctggcgccggttctgctgctaatggAGGTTTGAGACGCAAACCCAAGAATAGTCTGACCAAGAACAATTCGTCGTTTATTTCTCGAACAATCGTTCATGAAAATCTGTCTAAACGACTTCAGGAACACAGTTTAGACGATGTATTCATCTGGGCCAATGTGGGACGGTCGTTATCATGGATTTCTACTGCCAACCCCTCTATCAAACATGAAGCACTAACAAAGATTCTATTCACTAAAGCTCATCCACTATGCCATGATATGAACATTACCACTGCATCCATGCAGAATGTGGATGTTGTTATTGGCACTTCAGCTGGTGATGCTATCTGGATCGATGCCATTACTAACAAATATAACCGAATCAATAAGAACGGAGACGTCACCAGATCTCCAATCACATCTATCAAATGGATCCCCGGTTCTGAGAACTTTTTCATCACCGGACATGCTGACGGATCTCTAGCGATTTTCGATAAAGACAGAGACAATTCCGGGTTTTCATTGTCCGATTCGGCTGGTAGTCAAGACCCACGATCTACTGATACGTTTAGAATCATCAAATCATTCACCACAGCTCTTAACAATTCATCCAATAATAAGTCGGGTGAATTACTCAACCCCATTGCTGTATACAAAGTATCCAATTCACCAGTTACTGCTCTGGAGTTTTCACCCACAGGAGACATTCTTTCTATTTCCAGCAACGACGGATACCTGCGATTACTGGATCTTGCTAATGAGCAAATGTACGATATTTTCCCATCTTATTACGGCGGTTTCATCTGCACTGCATTCTCGTCCGATGGCGAGTATTTTGCTACTGGCGGCCAAGACGATATGGTCTGTGTTTATTCGGTTCGCAACAAGTCACTAGTAGCCAGACTACAAGGACACAGGTCATGGGTTCGTCAAGTGCGGTTTGATCCCTGGACCTCGGATTCGTCTAATTACCGTTTAGGATCCATTGGCGAAGATGGCACCTTGCTTTTATGGGACTTTTCGCCCAAGACACTGACAAGACCGAAGGCCATGATGACCCAACACAGTCGTAAGAAGTCAATTCAATTCTCTGAAAATTGCGATCCTAACGGTTCGACATCAGGTCTCAGTATTGGAGACACCTCATCCACCAGCAAGACGTTTACCAGCAAACGCAGCTCGGCCACAACGCTACATTCGTTCATTTCACAAAACGATACCCCCATTCTTCCCCCTGTGGTGAAGAAGTCTGTACACGTAGCAGAGGCCGAACCCGAGCCTCTTTCTGACCTGGTCTTCCTGCCCAAGGCCATAATGGTCGTCGGCAAAGACGGCCGCATCTGGACCTGGGGCCGGCCCAAGACTGTCTAA